A region of Crenobacter cavernae DNA encodes the following proteins:
- a CDS encoding glycosyltransferase family 4 protein, which produces MKIAHLSSAHPRHDIRIFIKECQSLAAAGHDVTLVVADGQGDETRGGVNIVDVGPKSGGRFSRMTDTVRRVKEKALALKPDVAHFHDPELIPAALALKKAGIKVVYDVHEDLPRQVLAKPWIPALARPLVSRAVEVMERYAVRRFDAVVAATPLIRDRFAGWVPIAVDVCNYPILEELLNDTRWEDRADVACYLGGITRIRGIGPIVEALPEAGVRLKLAGPWSEGGLRDEMVKQQGWSLVDDLGVLDRAGVAAVLREAKVGLVTLFPTPNYVEALPIKLFEYMAAGLAVVASDFPVWRGIVDDAGCGLLVDPQDPAAIASALKDLFADPERARAMGAAGRAAVQKKYSWAAESEKLVALYENLEN; this is translated from the coding sequence ATGAAGATCGCCCATCTCTCCAGCGCGCACCCGCGCCACGACATAAGAATTTTCATCAAGGAATGCCAGAGCCTCGCCGCCGCCGGCCACGACGTGACCCTGGTCGTCGCCGACGGGCAGGGCGACGAGACGCGCGGCGGCGTGAATATCGTCGACGTCGGCCCGAAATCGGGTGGCCGCTTCTCGCGCATGACCGATACCGTGCGCCGCGTGAAGGAAAAGGCGCTTGCCTTGAAGCCCGACGTCGCGCACTTCCACGACCCCGAACTGATCCCGGCGGCGCTCGCGCTCAAGAAGGCCGGCATCAAGGTCGTCTACGACGTGCACGAGGACCTGCCGCGCCAGGTGCTCGCCAAGCCGTGGATCCCGGCGCTAGCCAGACCCCTCGTGTCGCGCGCGGTAGAAGTCATGGAGCGCTACGCGGTGCGCCGCTTCGACGCAGTGGTCGCCGCGACGCCGTTGATCCGTGACCGCTTCGCGGGCTGGGTGCCGATCGCCGTCGACGTGTGTAATTACCCGATCCTCGAAGAGCTGCTTAACGACACGCGCTGGGAGGACCGCGCCGACGTCGCGTGTTATCTGGGCGGCATCACGCGCATACGCGGCATCGGCCCCATCGTCGAGGCCTTGCCCGAGGCGGGCGTGCGGCTGAAGCTCGCCGGGCCGTGGAGCGAAGGGGGGCTGCGCGACGAGATGGTCAAACAGCAAGGCTGGAGTCTGGTGGATGATTTGGGCGTGCTCGACCGTGCCGGCGTCGCTGCCGTGCTGCGTGAAGCCAAGGTCGGCCTCGTCACCTTGTTCCCGACGCCGAACTACGTCGAGGCGCTGCCGATCAAGCTGTTCGAATACATGGCGGCCGGCCTCGCCGTCGTCGCGAGCGACTTCCCGGTCTGGCGCGGCATCGTAGACGACGCCGGCTGCGGGCTGCTCGTCGACCCGCAGGACCCGGCGGCGATCGCGTCGGCGCTGAAAGACCTATTCGCCGACCCGGAACGCGCGCGCGCGATGGGCGCGGCCGGCCGGGCGGCGGTGCAAAAGAAATACAGCTGGGCGGCGGAAAGCGAGAAGCTCGTCGCCCTCTACGAAAATCTGGAGAACTGA
- a CDS encoding DUF1059 domain-containing protein produces the protein MGRLYIDCREYPSESHCSLAMSADSAEELLEAAVQHAVAVHQHQDTPEFRQQIRQLFKEGTPPVESPPHAWDIETG, from the coding sequence ATGGGACGCTTATACATTGACTGCCGCGAATATCCGAGCGAATCGCACTGCAGCTTGGCGATGAGCGCGGACAGCGCAGAAGAATTGCTGGAGGCGGCCGTCCAGCATGCGGTGGCGGTCCACCAACATCAGGATACGCCAGAGTTTCGTCAACAAATCAGGCAGCTGTTCAAGGAAGGGACGCCGCCCGTTGAGTCGCCGCCTCATGCATGGGACATAGAAACGGGCTAG
- a CDS encoding PLP-dependent cysteine synthase family protein, translated as MNPWVAQAIRKIEADFNRSSDTHLIPLTIPGLPGIALYFKDESTHPTGSLKHRLARSLFLYALCNGWVKEGTTIIEASSGSTAVSEAYFARLLGLPFIAVMPKGTSAEKIRAIAFYGGRCHLVDDPAALYDESRRLAEQLGGHFMDQFTYAERATDWRGNNNIAETVFRQMTLEPHAIPSWIVVGAGTGGTSATFGRYVRYKGLATKVCVVDPDNSVFYDAYLTGRRDLECHGGSGVEGIGRPRVEPSFLPSVIDAMIRVPNAASYAALHFLERVLGRRCGGSTGTNLYGVCELTSAMAARGEVGSVVTLICDDGNRYLESYYDRAWLAAQRVDIDPWVARFQRWFEKGTW; from the coding sequence ATGAATCCATGGGTCGCGCAGGCCATCCGCAAGATCGAGGCCGACTTCAACCGTTCGAGCGACACGCACCTGATCCCGCTCACCATCCCCGGCCTGCCGGGCATCGCCCTCTACTTCAAGGACGAGTCGACCCACCCGACCGGCAGCCTCAAGCACCGGCTCGCGCGTTCGCTGTTCCTCTACGCGCTGTGCAACGGCTGGGTGAAGGAGGGTACGACCATCATCGAGGCTTCTAGCGGCAGCACCGCGGTGTCCGAGGCCTACTTCGCACGTTTGCTTGGCCTGCCGTTCATCGCGGTGATGCCCAAGGGCACGTCGGCCGAAAAGATCCGCGCGATCGCCTTCTACGGCGGTCGCTGCCACCTGGTCGACGACCCGGCCGCGCTGTACGACGAATCGCGAAGGTTGGCCGAGCAATTGGGCGGCCACTTCATGGACCAGTTCACCTACGCGGAAAGGGCGACCGACTGGCGCGGCAACAATAATATCGCCGAGACGGTGTTCCGCCAGATGACGCTCGAACCGCACGCGATTCCATCGTGGATCGTCGTCGGCGCCGGCACCGGCGGCACCAGCGCGACCTTCGGCCGCTACGTGCGCTACAAGGGCCTCGCGACGAAGGTGTGCGTGGTCGACCCGGACAACTCGGTGTTCTACGACGCGTATCTGACCGGCCGGCGCGACCTCGAATGCCACGGCGGCTCCGGCGTAGAGGGCATCGGCCGGCCGCGCGTCGAGCCGTCCTTCCTCCCCAGCGTGATCGACGCCATGATCCGCGTGCCGAACGCCGCCAGCTACGCCGCGCTGCACTTCCTCGAACGGGTGCTCGGCCGACGTTGCGGCGGCTCGACCGGCACCAATCTCTATGGCGTGTGCGAACTGACGAGCGCGATGGCGGCGCGTGGCGAGGTCGGTTCGGTCGTCACGCTGATCTGCGACGACGGCAACCGCTACCTAGAGAGCTACTACGACCGTGCTTGGCTCGCCGCGCAGCGCGTCGACATCGACCCGTGGGTCGCGCGTTTCCAGCGTTGGTTTGAAAAAGGGACGTGGTGA
- a CDS encoding LysE family translocator, which translates to MNLDVWLLYVAAIFVVIAIPGPLSLLMISNVINHGLRKSWPAIAGGVSASLILLVISALGLGALIVSSPLLFNVAKYGGAAYLAYLGLKTVLIPVQKPAETGKAAQVLFEPKFGLLFNRAFLLGISNPKDILFFIAFLPQFIDPAKSIYVQLGVMVATWIAVDVACKLSYGLSAKVVNPFLRSYTGKKLFNAVTGVFFIGTACLAAFLHA; encoded by the coding sequence ATGAACCTGGACGTCTGGTTGCTGTACGTCGCCGCGATCTTCGTCGTGATCGCCATCCCCGGCCCGCTGTCGCTGCTGATGATTTCCAACGTGATCAACCACGGGCTGAGGAAGTCGTGGCCGGCGATCGCCGGCGGCGTGTCAGCGTCGCTGATCCTGCTCGTGATCTCGGCGCTCGGCTTGGGCGCGCTGATCGTATCGTCGCCGCTGCTTTTTAACGTCGCCAAGTACGGCGGCGCCGCCTACCTCGCCTACCTGGGCCTGAAGACCGTACTGATCCCGGTGCAAAAGCCCGCCGAAACCGGCAAGGCCGCGCAGGTGCTGTTCGAGCCGAAGTTCGGCCTGCTGTTCAATCGCGCGTTTTTGCTGGGCATCAGCAACCCGAAGGACATCCTGTTCTTCATCGCCTTTTTGCCGCAGTTCATCGACCCGGCGAAGTCGATCTACGTGCAGCTGGGCGTGATGGTCGCGACCTGGATCGCGGTCGACGTCGCGTGCAAGCTGTCATACGGCCTGTCGGCCAAGGTGGTGAATCCCTTCCTGCGCTCGTACACCGGCAAGAAGCTGTTCAACGCGGTGACCGGCGTGTTCTTCATCGGCACCGCCTGCCTCGCGGCTTTCCTGCACGCGTAA
- a CDS encoding DegT/DnrJ/EryC1/StrS family aminotransferase, whose protein sequence is MSEQKFLPFALPDIGEEEIAEVVDALRSGWVTTGPKTKQFEADFAAFIGDGVEAIAVNSATAGLHLALEAVGIQPGDEVIVPTYTFTATAEVVRYLGAHPVCVDVDAATFNISPDAIRAAITPKTKAIMPVHFAGLACEMDEIISIAREHNLKIIEDAAHALPTTYKGKLIGTLDSDVTVFSFYANKTMTTGEGGMVVSKHKDIIARCKVMRLHGISRDAFDRYVSKTPAWFYEVVAPGFKYNMPDIAAAIGLHQLKKIERFREEREAMAARYDAELADLPLILPARPTLASDLHAWHLYPVRIKPEAGVSRDDFIVQMAEKGIGCSVHFIPLHRHPVWRDGYGLKSSDFPIADAAFEAEVTLPLYTKMSDADQTRVIAAVRGILGA, encoded by the coding sequence ATGTCCGAACAAAAATTCCTCCCGTTCGCGCTGCCCGACATCGGCGAAGAAGAAATCGCCGAAGTGGTCGACGCGCTGCGCTCCGGCTGGGTGACCACCGGGCCAAAGACCAAACAGTTCGAGGCCGACTTCGCGGCCTTCATCGGTGATGGCGTCGAGGCGATCGCGGTCAATTCGGCGACCGCCGGCCTGCACCTCGCGCTCGAGGCGGTCGGCATCCAACCGGGCGATGAAGTGATCGTGCCGACCTACACCTTCACCGCGACCGCCGAGGTGGTGCGCTATCTGGGCGCGCACCCGGTGTGCGTCGACGTCGATGCGGCGACGTTCAACATCAGCCCGGACGCGATCCGCGCGGCGATCACGCCGAAAACAAAAGCGATCATGCCGGTGCACTTCGCCGGCCTCGCGTGCGAGATGGACGAGATCATTTCCATCGCGCGCGAACATAATTTGAAAATCATCGAAGACGCCGCGCACGCGCTGCCGACGACCTACAAGGGCAAGCTGATCGGCACGCTCGATAGCGATGTCACCGTGTTCAGCTTCTACGCGAACAAGACGATGACCACCGGCGAGGGCGGCATGGTGGTGTCGAAGCACAAGGACATCATCGCGCGCTGCAAGGTGATGCGCCTGCACGGCATCAGCCGCGACGCGTTCGACCGCTACGTGTCGAAGACGCCCGCCTGGTTCTACGAGGTGGTCGCGCCCGGCTTCAAGTACAACATGCCCGACATCGCCGCCGCGATCGGCCTGCACCAGCTGAAGAAGATCGAGCGTTTCCGCGAAGAGCGCGAGGCGATGGCGGCGCGTTACGATGCGGAACTGGCCGACCTGCCGCTGATCCTGCCGGCTCGGCCAACCTTGGCGTCCGACCTGCACGCCTGGCATCTGTATCCGGTGCGGATCAAGCCCGAGGCCGGCGTCAGCCGCGACGACTTCATCGTGCAGATGGCCGAGAAGGGCATCGGCTGCTCGGTGCACTTCATCCCGCTGCACCGCCACCCGGTGTGGCGCGACGGCTACGGATTGAAAAGTTCCGACTTCCCTATCGCCGACGCCGCGTTCGAGGCCGAGGTCACGCTGCCGCTGTACACGAAGATGAGCGACGCCGACCAGACGCGCGTGATCGCCGCCGTGCGCGGGATTCTCGGCGCATGA
- a CDS encoding UbiD family decarboxylase: MRYHDLRDFLAQLEQQGELKRIATPVSPRLEMTEIGDRVLKAGGPALLFENPTLDGRRFDVPVLANLFGTTRRVALGMGASDVMELREIGKTLAYLKEPEPPKGFRDAWDKLPLLKQVLSMAPKEVKKAPCQDVIVEGPDVDLGQLPIQHCWPGDVAPLVTWGLTVTRGPHKKRQNLGIYRQQVIGKNQLIMRWLAHRGGALDFREHRVAHPGTPFPVSVVLGCDPATILGAVTPVPDTLSEYQFAGLLRGSKTELVKSIGNDLQVPASAEIVLEGVLSPCEAGFEGKTEHGVPVKEKDGYLHALEGPYGDHTGYYNEQDWFPVFTVERITSRPSPIYHSTYTGKPPDEPAILGVALNEVFVPILQKQFPEIVDFYLPPEGCSYRMAVVSIKKAYAGHAKRVMLGCWSFLRQFMYTKFIVVVDDDVNTRDWKEVIWAITTRMDPVRDTTLIDHTPIDYLDFASPISGLGGKMGLDATNKWPGETMREWGTTIVMDDAVKRRVDTLWQELGL, encoded by the coding sequence ATGCGATACCACGACCTGAGGGACTTCCTCGCCCAGCTGGAACAACAAGGCGAACTCAAGCGCATCGCGACGCCGGTGTCGCCCCGGCTCGAGATGACCGAGATCGGCGACCGCGTACTGAAGGCCGGCGGCCCCGCGCTGCTGTTCGAGAACCCGACGCTGGACGGCCGGCGCTTCGACGTGCCGGTGCTCGCCAACCTGTTCGGCACGACTCGCCGCGTCGCGCTCGGCATGGGCGCGAGCGACGTGATGGAGCTGCGCGAGATCGGCAAGACGCTCGCCTACCTGAAAGAGCCCGAGCCGCCGAAGGGCTTCCGCGACGCGTGGGACAAGCTGCCGCTGTTGAAACAAGTCTTGAGCATGGCGCCGAAGGAAGTGAAGAAGGCGCCGTGCCAGGACGTGATCGTCGAAGGGCCGGACGTCGACCTCGGCCAACTGCCCATCCAGCACTGCTGGCCGGGCGACGTCGCGCCGCTCGTCACCTGGGGGCTGACCGTCACGCGCGGCCCGCATAAGAAGCGTCAGAACCTCGGCATCTATAGACAACAAGTCATCGGCAAGAATCAATTGATCATGCGCTGGCTCGCGCACCGCGGCGGCGCGCTCGACTTCCGCGAGCACCGCGTCGCCCATCCGGGCACGCCTTTCCCTGTTTCGGTGGTCTTGGGCTGCGACCCGGCGACCATCCTCGGCGCGGTGACCCCGGTGCCCGATACCTTGAGCGAATACCAGTTCGCCGGCCTGTTGCGCGGCAGCAAGACCGAACTGGTCAAATCGATCGGCAACGACTTGCAGGTGCCGGCGAGCGCCGAGATCGTGCTCGAAGGGGTGCTGAGCCCTTGCGAGGCGGGTTTCGAAGGAAAAACCGAGCACGGCGTGCCGGTGAAGGAAAAGGACGGTTACCTGCACGCGCTCGAAGGCCCGTACGGCGACCACACCGGCTACTACAACGAGCAGGACTGGTTCCCGGTGTTCACCGTAGAACGCATCACCAGCCGCCCGAGTCCGATCTACCACAGCACCTATACCGGCAAGCCGCCGGACGAGCCGGCCATCCTCGGCGTCGCGCTGAACGAGGTGTTCGTACCGATCCTGCAGAAGCAGTTTCCCGAGATCGTCGACTTCTACCTGCCGCCGGAAGGCTGCAGCTACCGGATGGCGGTGGTCAGCATCAAGAAGGCCTACGCCGGCCACGCCAAGCGCGTGATGCTCGGCTGCTGGAGCTTCCTGCGCCAGTTCATGTACACCAAGTTCATCGTCGTGGTCGACGACGACGTGAACACGCGCGACTGGAAAGAGGTCATCTGGGCGATCACGACGCGCATGGACCCGGTGCGCGACACGACGCTGATCGACCACACGCCGATCGACTACCTGGACTTCGCCAGCCCGATCTCGGGCCTCGGCGGCAAGATGGGGCTGGACGCGACCAACAAGTGGCCGGGCGAAACGATGCGCGAATGGGGCACGACCATCGTGATGGACGACGCGGTGAAGCGGCGCGTCGACACGCTGTGGCAGGAGCTTGGGCTGTAA
- a CDS encoding 50S ribosome-binding protein YggL codes for MPRNPQSKQRLKRLSPRQQKKLRVGAFTEMGFAFEAALKDGLVPAAEDAFLDAWLNEVDTQGVSFGGSFDAGSPSILNGMVFPVSGVKVDADLRETLIAWLAQRAEVASVTAGELSDVWHGE; via the coding sequence ATGCCCCGCAACCCGCAATCGAAACAGCGCCTGAAGCGTCTGAGCCCGCGCCAGCAGAAAAAACTGCGCGTCGGCGCGTTCACCGAAATGGGCTTCGCCTTCGAGGCCGCGCTGAAGGACGGCCTGGTGCCGGCGGCGGAAGACGCCTTCCTCGACGCGTGGCTGAACGAGGTCGACACCCAGGGCGTGAGCTTCGGCGGCAGCTTCGACGCCGGCTCGCCGTCCATCCTCAACGGCATGGTGTTCCCGGTGTCGGGCGTCAAGGTCGACGCCGACCTGCGCGAGACGCTGATCGCGTGGCTGGCGCAGCGCGCCGAAGTCGCCAGCGTCACCGCCGGCGAACTGTCCGACGTCTGGCACGGCGAATAG
- a CDS encoding nucleoside-diphosphate sugar epimerase/dehydratase, whose translation MLDSLLSFSRHHKMALLMVLDALLLPLALLSAVLLRLGGAWDPKLDPYLWIFAVPPLWVIPIFIKLGLYRAVIRFMDDRVVTTVFYGVTLAVLVLTAVIVMARITPFPRSSILIFWVFAMAYIGGSRFLLRGLLRSIDAGQMPRTPVAIYGAGHAGLALMAALQSGRDMKPVAFFDDKPDLWGRTYRGVEVYDPARMAELVGRKRFAQVLLAIPSASRARHREIIEALEPLHVPIQRVPRLADLVTGEVRVEELKQVDIEDLLGRDPVPPKKELLSANIDGLSVMVTGAGGSIGSELCRQIVRGKPKRLVLFELSEYALYAIDQELAKLAPSIERVAILGSVTDHARLVSVMRAFSVDTVYHAAAYKHVPMVEHNPVAGIVNNAFGTDTCAAAAEDAGVSTFVLISTDKAVRPTNVMGATKRLAELCLQARHAQCEQSSGDTRFVMVRFGNVLGSSGSVVPLFKEQIAAGGPVTVTHPDITRYFMTIPEAAQLVLQAGAMGQGGDVFVLDMGEPVKIAELARRMVHLSGLEVKDELHPAGDIEIRYSGLRPGEKLYEELLIGDGVLGTGHPRILRAQEYHLPPEELAAYLESLAVACESLDAEAAFRLLQQVVREFNAAERTQDWVRLVE comes from the coding sequence ATGCTCGATTCGCTGCTGTCCTTTTCGCGCCACCACAAGATGGCGCTCCTGATGGTGCTCGACGCGCTGTTGCTGCCACTCGCGCTGCTTTCGGCGGTGCTGCTGCGCCTCGGTGGCGCGTGGGACCCGAAGCTCGACCCCTACCTGTGGATCTTCGCGGTGCCGCCCTTGTGGGTGATCCCGATCTTCATCAAGCTCGGCCTGTACCGCGCGGTGATCCGCTTCATGGACGACCGCGTCGTGACGACGGTGTTCTACGGCGTGACGCTGGCGGTGCTGGTGCTGACCGCGGTGATCGTGATGGCGCGCATCACGCCGTTCCCGCGCTCGTCGATCCTGATCTTCTGGGTGTTCGCGATGGCGTATATCGGCGGCAGCCGCTTCCTGCTGCGCGGGCTGTTGCGCAGCATCGACGCGGGCCAGATGCCGCGCACGCCGGTCGCGATCTACGGCGCCGGCCACGCCGGCCTCGCGCTGATGGCTGCGCTGCAGTCGGGGCGCGACATGAAGCCGGTCGCCTTCTTCGACGACAAGCCAGACCTGTGGGGCCGCACCTACCGCGGCGTCGAGGTGTACGACCCGGCGCGCATGGCCGAGCTGGTCGGCAGGAAGCGTTTCGCGCAGGTGCTGCTCGCGATCCCGTCGGCGAGCCGCGCGCGCCACCGCGAGATCATCGAGGCGCTCGAACCGCTGCACGTGCCGATCCAGCGTGTGCCGCGTCTGGCCGACCTGGTGACCGGCGAGGTACGCGTCGAGGAACTCAAGCAGGTCGACATCGAGGACCTGCTCGGCCGCGACCCGGTGCCGCCCAAGAAGGAGCTCTTGTCGGCCAATATCGACGGGCTGTCGGTGATGGTGACCGGCGCCGGCGGCTCGATCGGTTCGGAGCTGTGTCGCCAGATCGTGCGCGGCAAGCCGAAGCGGCTGGTGCTGTTCGAGCTGTCCGAATACGCGCTCTACGCGATCGACCAGGAACTGGCGAAGCTCGCGCCTAGCATCGAGCGCGTCGCCATCCTCGGTTCGGTCACCGACCACGCGCGGCTGGTATCGGTGATGCGCGCGTTTTCCGTCGACACCGTCTACCACGCGGCGGCGTACAAGCACGTGCCAATGGTCGAACACAACCCGGTCGCCGGCATCGTCAACAACGCGTTCGGCACCGACACCTGCGCGGCGGCGGCCGAGGACGCCGGCGTGTCGACCTTCGTGCTGATTTCCACCGACAAGGCCGTCCGCCCGACCAACGTGATGGGCGCGACCAAGAGGTTGGCCGAGCTGTGCCTGCAGGCGCGCCACGCCCAGTGTGAACAGAGCAGCGGCGACACGCGCTTCGTGATGGTGCGCTTCGGCAACGTGCTGGGGTCTTCCGGTTCGGTCGTGCCGCTGTTCAAAGAGCAGATCGCCGCCGGCGGCCCGGTCACCGTCACCCATCCGGACATCACGCGCTACTTCATGACCATCCCCGAGGCGGCGCAGCTGGTGCTGCAGGCCGGCGCGATGGGGCAGGGCGGCGACGTGTTCGTGCTCGACATGGGCGAGCCGGTGAAGATCGCCGAGCTTGCACGCCGGATGGTCCATCTGTCCGGCCTCGAGGTGAAGGACGAGTTGCACCCTGCCGGCGACATCGAGATCCGCTACTCGGGTCTGAGACCAGGCGAGAAGCTGTACGAGGAGTTGCTGATCGGCGACGGCGTGCTAGGCACCGGTCACCCGCGCATCCTGCGCGCGCAAGAGTACCACCTGCCGCCGGAAGAGCTGGCGGCCTATCTCGAGAGCCTGGCCGTCGCGTGCGAATCGCTCGACGCCGAGGCGGCGTTTAGGCTGCTGCAGCAGGTGGTGCGGGAGTTTAACGCGGCGGAGCGGACGCAGGATTGGGTGCGTTTGGTGGAGTAG
- a CDS encoding alanyl-tRNA editing protein gives MTDKVFWADPYLTTLNTRVAHVAGLDVTLAATVFFAESGGQESDTGSIAGHRVLAARWQGRDIVYTLPPDHGLWPGDVVTVKIDWPRRYKLMRLHFAAEIVLELVTRRLAGVGKVGAHIAEDKARIDFVWHEPLTPMLAELTREAQALIDADAPIVSAFSDEANERRYWEVAGFARVPCGGTHLKTTGEVGVLRLRRKNVGGGKERIEIYVDERG, from the coding sequence ATGACGGACAAGGTCTTCTGGGCCGACCCCTACCTCACCACGCTCAACACGCGCGTTGCGCACGTCGCCGGCCTCGACGTCACGCTCGCGGCGACGGTGTTCTTCGCCGAGTCGGGCGGGCAGGAGAGCGACACCGGCAGCATCGCCGGCCACAGGGTGCTCGCCGCGCGCTGGCAGGGACGCGACATCGTCTACACGCTGCCGCCCGACCACGGCCTGTGGCCGGGCGACGTGGTGACGGTGAAGATAGACTGGCCGCGCCGCTACAAGCTGATGCGGCTGCACTTCGCCGCCGAGATCGTGCTCGAACTCGTCACGCGGCGGCTCGCCGGCGTCGGCAAGGTCGGCGCGCACATCGCAGAGGACAAGGCGCGTATCGACTTCGTGTGGCACGAACCGCTGACGCCGATGCTGGCCGAGCTGACGCGCGAGGCGCAGGCGCTGATCGACGCCGACGCGCCCATCGTCAGCGCCTTCTCCGACGAGGCGAACGAGCGACGCTACTGGGAAGTCGCCGGCTTCGCGCGAGTACCGTGTGGCGGCACCCACCTGAAGACGACCGGGGAGGTCGGCGTGCTGCGGCTCAGGCGCAAGAACGTCGGCGGCGGCAAGGAGCGGATCGAGATCTACGTGGATGAGCGCGGCTAA
- a CDS encoding glycosyltransferase family 4 protein, protein MRILYLNHYAGSPCHGMEFRPYYLAREWVRAGHEVHIVAADFSHLRQVNPSLDTPCRDEVIDGVTYTWCRTPEYSGNGAKRVVNIFAFLRRLVGLTGRIQREKPDLIIASSTYPLDTVPAAWLAKKTGARLVYEVHDLWPLTPVEVGGMSKKHPFVRLLQWAEDFGYKKADTVISMLPCAKDYMVEHGMEPAKYAVIPNGVDVEEWQDDPAPLPAVHAARLAELKAAGRFLVGYAGGHGLANALDYLLDAAAQLNDVPVTFVLVGDGPDKAALAEKARGSANVVFLDAIEKRAVPAFLEQMDALFIGWRRLPIYRFGINPNKLFDYLMAGKPVIHSVEAGNDLVAESGAGLSVAAEDPAAIADAVRRMVALPATERARMGEAGRQAVLEKHDYRVLARRFLDACRLRG, encoded by the coding sequence ATGCGCATCCTCTACCTCAACCACTACGCCGGCAGCCCGTGCCACGGCATGGAGTTCCGGCCGTACTACCTCGCGCGCGAGTGGGTGAGGGCGGGGCACGAGGTGCACATCGTCGCCGCCGACTTCTCGCACCTGCGGCAGGTCAACCCGAGCCTGGACACGCCCTGCCGCGACGAGGTCATCGACGGCGTCACCTACACCTGGTGCCGGACCCCCGAATACAGCGGCAACGGCGCGAAGCGCGTGGTCAACATCTTCGCCTTCCTCAGGCGGCTGGTGGGGCTGACCGGTCGCATCCAGCGCGAGAAGCCCGACCTGATCATCGCGTCGAGCACCTACCCGCTCGACACCGTGCCGGCGGCGTGGCTCGCGAAAAAGACCGGTGCGCGGCTGGTGTACGAGGTGCACGACCTGTGGCCGCTGACGCCGGTAGAGGTCGGTGGCATGTCGAAAAAGCATCCTTTCGTGCGGCTGCTGCAGTGGGCCGAGGATTTTGGATATAAAAAGGCCGATACGGTGATCTCGATGCTGCCGTGCGCGAAGGACTACATGGTCGAGCACGGCATGGAGCCGGCCAAGTACGCGGTGATCCCTAACGGCGTCGACGTCGAGGAATGGCAGGATGATCCCGCGCCGCTGCCGGCCGTGCACGCCGCAAGGTTGGCCGAGCTGAAGGCGGCCGGGCGCTTCCTCGTCGGCTACGCCGGCGGCCATGGCCTGGCGAACGCGCTCGATTACCTGCTGGACGCCGCCGCGCAGCTTAACGATGTGCCGGTGACCTTCGTGCTGGTCGGCGACGGCCCGGACAAGGCGGCGCTGGCAGAAAAGGCGCGAGGCTCGGCCAACGTGGTGTTCCTCGACGCGATCGAAAAGCGCGCGGTGCCGGCGTTTTTAGAACAGATGGACGCGCTGTTCATCGGCTGGCGGCGCCTGCCGATCTACCGCTTCGGCATCAACCCGAACAAGCTGTTCGACTACCTGATGGCCGGCAAGCCGGTGATCCACTCGGTCGAGGCCGGCAACGACCTGGTGGCCGAATCGGGCGCCGGTCTTTCCGTCGCCGCCGAGGACCCGGCGGCGATCGCCGACGCGGTGCGGCGGATGGTAGCGCTGCCGGCGACCGAGCGTGCGCGCATGGGCGAAGCCGGTAGGCAGGCGGTGCTGGAAAAGCACGACTACCGCGTGCTGGCGCGGCGTTTTCTCGACGCCTGCCGCTTGCGCGGATGA
- a CDS encoding cupin domain-containing protein has product MHSKLLAGALIVLAMQGVQAADTPMKEEALLLPSAEIQWKDAPKLGKGAKMAVLEGKLDQAEPFTFRAKLPPRLQIAPHTHPLWERVTVLSGTFHFGLGDKFDRTKARAYPVGSLLVIPPGQSMFAFAGTRGATIQVHGTGPWGIDYLEPGDK; this is encoded by the coding sequence ATGCATTCCAAGCTACTGGCGGGTGCGCTGATCGTCCTGGCCATGCAAGGCGTACAGGCTGCCGACACGCCGATGAAAGAGGAAGCCCTGCTCCTCCCCTCGGCCGAAATCCAGTGGAAAGACGCCCCGAAGCTGGGCAAGGGCGCCAAGATGGCGGTCCTCGAGGGCAAGCTCGACCAGGCCGAACCGTTCACCTTCCGCGCCAAGCTGCCGCCGCGCCTGCAGATCGCGCCACACACCCACCCGCTTTGGGAGCGGGTCACGGTGCTGTCCGGCACCTTTCACTTCGGGCTGGGCGACAAATTCGACCGCACCAAGGCGCGCGCCTATCCCGTGGGGAGCCTGCTCGTCATTCCACCGGGACAGAGCATGTTCGCCTTTGCCGGAACACGCGGCGCCACCATACAAGTTCACGGCACCGGTCCCTGGGGCATCGATTATCTGGAGCCCGGCGACAAGTGA